The nucleotide sequence TGCGCCTTCGAGAGGTTGCGGTTCGCGTTGGGATAACCGAGCGATCGGTTCAGCGGATCATACATGAGCTAGCCGATTACGGCGCGTTGACCATCCTGCGCGAGGGTCGGCGCAACCATTACGTAATCGACGGCAGCCTCCATCTGCGGCATCCGGTAGAAGCACACAGGACGCTCGAAGACATCCTGAAACTCGTGAAAGACCCCGGGGACACTGAAGCATGTAGCGATGCGCCAGAGGTAGCTCCTCAGTAGTACATTGGCTCCACGATGGCTCCGCTATCTGCATCCACGTAGACGACCCGGGACGTGTCCTCCTCGTCGACGAAGTAGACCTCCCAGACCATTTGGCCCCAGTTGATTTCGAGTCTGGCCTCTTCTAGCACGCCGGACTGAACCTCCGAAGCAAGCTCGATAGCGTCCTCAAGCGACATCCTCGACATCCGCTCGAACACGACTGAAGGCACGCATGAGGTGTCTCGGACGTACACTTGACCGCTGACGACATCGACCTGGCACATCGCGCCACTCCACTGATCCTTGCGGATGTCTACGCACCAAACAGCCCGGCCTCTATCTTTACTGAAAGCCACACCGTAGACATTCCCGCGACCCACTGCCCAAAGTGCCTTATCCGCCGCATCAGTCATACTAAGTGTGGCTTGACCTCCGATATGTGCTCGCATCTTCATCCCCCTTAGTCGCTACAAAACGGGTTCACACCGATAGAACGCTTCCCCAGTGCGGTTCGTTACGGCCTCGTTCAAGGATTCCGAATTTCCGTGCCCTCTGTAAGAATGTACCCGATGCCTGTGACATCTAACCCTCATCACGGACGGGAGTTCTGACATGACCGATTCTGTCGAGCAGCTGTGCGTTGATACCCTGCGCTTCCTTGCGGTTGATGCAGTCGATCAGGCCAA is from Actinomycetota bacterium and encodes:
- a CDS encoding MarR family transcriptional regulator, translated to MAENETTQWTFLTNHSHVLLCLYEQPDMRLREVAVRVGITERSVQRIIHELADYGALTILREGRRNHYVIDGSLHLRHPVEAHRTLEDILKLVKDPGDTEACSDAPEVAPQ
- a CDS encoding PepSY domain-containing protein — encoded protein: MRAHIGGQATLSMTDAADKALWAVGRGNVYGVAFSKDRGRAVWCVDIRKDQWSGAMCQVDVVSGQVYVRDTSCVPSVVFERMSRMSLEDAIELASEVQSGVLEEARLEINWGQMVWEVYFVDEEDTSRVVYVDADSGAIVEPMYY